A part of Ktedonobacterales bacterium genomic DNA contains:
- a CDS encoding DMT family transporter: MALRKYSVDLALCFVVIIWSVSPALFKIALEELDPFAFVYARFLLITALALLLLWRHGRRGGRAWRFERRDILPLVVSGLTGYGIYQLFYFVGLSLTTAFGSILLTATVPLFSVILLALFRTERVSLVQWSGVLLAFAGVAFFLLAAGGNLQHEGVDRHVTPTTMILGDLLTLVAALSFAFYGITNKKLGTRFSQAELMCYTLVVGTLALAPVGVPALFHQHWSLVTWRSWAVVGYGVVFPVYVSYSIWNWAIIRRGVGYVTLYNYPTPVLGGAVAFLLLGEGFSAGQLLGAAVVLAGLLLARRGIASEAKKEQAAAANGPSESLEAVVVGAPAQEKQQ; this comes from the coding sequence TTGGCTCTCCGCAAGTATTCGGTTGATCTTGCCCTCTGCTTTGTTGTGATTATCTGGTCCGTTTCCCCCGCGCTCTTCAAAATTGCTCTGGAGGAGCTGGACCCGTTTGCCTTTGTCTATGCGCGCTTCCTGCTGATTACTGCGCTGGCGCTGCTGCTGCTCTGGCGACATGGGCGGCGTGGCGGGCGCGCCTGGCGCTTCGAGCGTCGTGATATACTCCCGCTGGTGGTCTCTGGTCTGACCGGCTATGGCATTTATCAACTCTTCTATTTTGTGGGATTGAGCCTGACCACTGCATTTGGCTCGATCTTGCTGACGGCAACCGTTCCGCTTTTTTCGGTGATTTTGCTGGCCCTTTTTCGTACCGAACGAGTGAGTCTGGTACAATGGTCCGGGGTGCTGCTGGCTTTTGCCGGTGTAGCGTTCTTTCTTCTGGCGGCTGGCGGGAACCTTCAGCACGAGGGGGTGGATCGCCATGTGACCCCAACCACGATGATTCTTGGCGATCTGTTGACCCTGGTGGCGGCGCTCTCCTTTGCATTCTACGGTATCACTAACAAAAAGCTGGGGACGCGCTTTTCTCAGGCTGAACTGATGTGCTATACGCTGGTTGTAGGAACGCTGGCATTGGCCCCCGTTGGTGTGCCAGCGTTGTTTCATCAACATTGGTCGCTGGTAACGTGGCGCTCCTGGGCAGTGGTAGGCTATGGGGTCGTCTTCCCGGTTTATGTCAGTTATTCCATCTGGAACTGGGCTATTATCCGGCGCGGCGTTGGCTACGTTACGCTGTATAACTATCCTACGCCTGTGCTTGGTGGCGCCGTGGCTTTCTTGCTGCTTGGTGAAGGGTTCTCGGCGGGTCAATTGCTGGGCGCCGCTGTGGTGTTGGCAGGGCTGCTGCTGGCGCGGCGCGGTATAGCCTCGGAGGCAAAGAAAGAACAGGCGGCTGCCGCCAATGGTCCTTCAGAGAGCCTGGAGGCTGTGGTAGTGGGCGCGCCTGCCCAGGAGAAGCAGCAGTAG
- a CDS encoding peptidylprolyl isomerase, giving the protein MPKTTDKRTAARRAARVQRAHTTQQEGTIVRRRPATRRRTTQEHSNIFARYPVAFILLFFIILGTTGYTLYARQVWIFAPKPPAPRVYPALPAEAAASPCQGVAQYLNTTAAIPDSANINRAYSAAPKMTIDKNKLYCVGISTTKGFMLLELDPRLAPNTVNNFIYLADHHYYDGLTFHRVLRKGQTQPDGSVSQIAVIQSGSPDASPDGGPGYQFNDELSQKEGYVLGTVAMANSGANTNGSQFFIDTADNSKALSEHKYSLFGHLVKGIDTAININAGDKMIRVLTMAVPIPPTPTPTPGPTTTPSPTPALTPTPTPKP; this is encoded by the coding sequence ATGCCCAAAACAACCGATAAGCGCACCGCCGCGCGACGCGCGGCGCGGGTGCAGCGCGCCCATACAACGCAGCAGGAGGGGACCATCGTCCGACGACGCCCGGCCACCAGGCGTCGAACAACCCAAGAACACTCGAATATTTTTGCCAGGTACCCCGTAGCATTTATCCTCCTGTTCTTCATTATTCTTGGTACGACTGGCTACACACTCTATGCCAGGCAGGTCTGGATTTTTGCGCCTAAACCACCAGCCCCGCGCGTCTATCCGGCCCTTCCCGCCGAGGCAGCGGCATCTCCCTGCCAGGGCGTGGCCCAGTACCTGAACACCACCGCCGCGATCCCCGACAGCGCCAATATCAATCGGGCGTACAGCGCAGCGCCCAAAATGACTATTGACAAGAACAAGCTCTACTGTGTCGGTATCAGCACCACCAAAGGCTTTATGCTGCTGGAACTGGACCCCCGGCTAGCTCCCAACACCGTCAATAACTTCATCTACCTGGCAGACCATCATTACTATGATGGCCTCACCTTCCATCGTGTGTTACGCAAGGGCCAGACTCAACCAGACGGATCTGTTTCACAGATTGCCGTGATTCAGAGCGGCTCCCCAGACGCCAGCCCTGACGGTGGCCCTGGCTATCAATTCAACGACGAACTGAGCCAAAAAGAGGGCTACGTGCTTGGCACAGTCGCAATGGCAAATAGTGGCGCTAATACAAACGGCAGCCAGTTCTTCATTGACACCGCCGACAACTCCAAAGCGCTTTCTGAACACAAGTATAGCCTCTTTGGACATCTGGTGAAGGGCATTGATACCGCCATCAACATCAACGCGGGGGATAAGATGATTCGCGTGCTGACGATGGCCGTACCAATCCCACCAACACCGACGCCAACTCCCGGGCCGACAACGACACCATCACCCACGCCAGCGTTGACACCAACGCCAACGCCAAAGCCGTAG
- a CDS encoding ParB/RepB/Spo0J family partition protein has translation MAKPRFGLGRGLDALIPGASVDSELSIPPTPIPQAAPLEAPIDSIRPNPSQPRGLIVPDEALEELAASIREHGVIQPLVVTELSPDEHFPQRGAEEVIRYQLIAGERRWRAARLAGLTKIPVIIREATPQQMLELALIENIQRADLNPIEEALAYQTLVDDYGLTQDEVGKQVGKSREAIANAIRLLGLPVAARQKLATRSQEFTAGHARAVLRIENEDAQRHAIQQIVAQGMSVREAEDLARRLIEVSVQHQPQPQPQAQPQANEEYFNLTRTLETEFIRALALKVQLRRNAKDRGSLTIFFNNEEELQKLYEILVARQDAH, from the coding sequence GTGGCTAAGCCTCGCTTTGGATTGGGACGCGGCCTCGATGCGCTGATTCCTGGGGCGAGCGTTGATTCTGAGTTGTCCATTCCACCCACGCCGATCCCCCAGGCGGCCCCGTTGGAAGCGCCGATTGACTCCATTCGGCCCAATCCATCCCAGCCGCGCGGCTTGATCGTACCAGATGAAGCCCTTGAGGAGCTGGCTGCTTCCATCAGAGAGCATGGGGTGATTCAACCGCTGGTGGTGACTGAGCTTTCGCCAGATGAACACTTTCCGCAGCGAGGCGCCGAGGAGGTTATTCGCTATCAATTGATCGCCGGTGAGCGCCGCTGGCGGGCGGCCAGGCTGGCTGGCTTGACGAAGATACCAGTCATTATCAGGGAAGCCACGCCCCAGCAAATGCTGGAACTGGCGCTGATCGAAAATATCCAGCGCGCTGATCTGAACCCTATCGAAGAGGCGCTGGCCTATCAAACACTGGTGGATGACTATGGACTGACCCAGGATGAGGTGGGAAAGCAGGTTGGCAAGAGCCGCGAAGCCATCGCTAACGCGATCAGGCTGCTTGGTTTGCCGGTTGCGGCTCGCCAGAAGTTGGCAACCCGCAGCCAGGAGTTTACAGCGGGCCACGCGCGAGCGGTGCTGCGCATTGAAAACGAAGACGCCCAGCGGCACGCCATTCAACAAATTGTGGCGCAAGGAATGAGCGTCCGTGAGGCTGAAGACCTGGCGCGGCGGCTGATCGAGGTATCTGTCCAGCATCAGCCGCAGCCCCAGCCGCAGGCTCAGCCGCAGGCCAATGAAGAGTATTTTAATCTGACCCGCACGCTGGAGACAGAGTTTATCCGCGCGCTGGCCCTCAAGGTGCAACTCAGGCGCAACGCAAAGGATAGGGGATCGCTGACAATTTTTTTCAATAATGAGGAAGAACTTCAGAAACTCTACGAGATACTGGTTGCTCGTCAGGATGCGCACTAA
- a CDS encoding peptidylprolyl isomerase, translating to MPRQYNKAPDLQIDPAKKYRAIMHTDKGDIQIDLFAAQAPQTVNNFVFLAREGFYNGTTFHRVIGGFMAQGGDPTGTGTGGPGYRFADEPGGLALKHDSEGILSMANAGPNTNGSQFFITYGPTPHLNGKHAVFGRVVGGMNVAKALRERDPQRDRQPGDRLTSIDIIEG from the coding sequence ATGCCCAGGCAATATAACAAAGCGCCGGATTTGCAGATCGACCCCGCGAAAAAGTACCGGGCGATCATGCACACCGATAAAGGCGACATCCAGATCGATTTGTTTGCGGCCCAGGCGCCGCAGACGGTCAACAACTTTGTCTTCCTGGCGCGCGAAGGCTTCTACAACGGAACCACCTTTCACCGCGTTATCGGAGGGTTCATGGCCCAGGGCGGCGACCCCACCGGCACCGGAACTGGCGGCCCCGGCTACCGTTTTGCCGACGAGCCGGGCGGCCTGGCGCTCAAGCATGACAGCGAAGGCATCCTCTCAATGGCAAACGCCGGACCAAACACCAATGGTTCGCAGTTTTTCATCACCTACGGGCCGACCCCTCATCTGAACGGAAAGCACGCCGTCTTTGGGCGGGTCGTCGGTGGCATGAACGTCGCCAAGGCCCTCCGCGAGCGCGATCCACAGCGGGACCGCCAGCCAGGCGACAGGCTCACCTCGATTGATATTATCGAAGGCTAG
- a CDS encoding peroxiredoxin family protein encodes MPNPKKGLAAGVPAPDFRLLPALGEELVSLSDYRGQWVVLLFFRGLIUPNCRRHWAQLRSESTKLTDQGAVILGVVGDTRKAMAAYLEQNPLPFPMLIDEDRQVMKRFEVYNRLNWDAYRLAHPSAFLIDPKGQIRYSFVASNQKDWPRTQLLADELARLREAEREIVSEGEAAQE; translated from the coding sequence ATGCCAAATCCCAAGAAAGGGCTGGCGGCAGGTGTCCCCGCCCCCGATTTTCGTTTGCTTCCGGCGCTGGGTGAAGAGTTGGTCAGCCTTTCGGACTATCGCGGCCAATGGGTCGTGCTGCTCTTCTTTCGGGGCTTGATCTGACCCAATTGCCGCAGGCATTGGGCGCAGTTGCGCTCCGAATCCACAAAGCTCACCGATCAGGGCGCTGTCATTCTCGGCGTGGTCGGGGATACGCGCAAAGCGATGGCAGCATACCTGGAACAAAACCCGCTGCCCTTTCCGATGCTGATTGATGAAGATCGCCAGGTGATGAAGCGGTTCGAAGTCTACAATCGCCTCAATTGGGACGCCTATCGCCTGGCCCATCCCAGCGCGTTCTTGATTGACCCGAAGGGACAGATACGCTATTCCTTTGTGGCCTCAAATCAAAAGGACTGGCCGCGCACGCAACTGCTGGCGGATGAACTGGCGCGGCTGCGTGAGGCAGAGCGAGAGATTGTCTCAGAGGGTGAAGCAGCCCAGGAGTAG
- the uvrC gene encoding excinuclease ABC subunit UvrC, producing the protein MNEKIQATLNSLPTRPGIYLFKDEAGKLLYVGKATSLHQRVRSYFAESADLSPKNRSMVAKIADIEFIVVGSEVEALILECNFIKQYRPKYNVLLRDDKNYPYIKVSLTEDFPRVYRVRAFHQDGNRYFGPYPSAGAVDATLDLLNKLFAYRTCRYDAATWAPPRNQEPPAGWKPKYLARPCTQYYIHRCGAPCVGKVSRQEYDGVIRQVLLFLEGKHEQVLDDLKKQMELAAENLEFERAAALRDRVRAVEQVLEKQKIITTTGPGDQDVVALAGADDETCALVFFFRGGKLVGREYYLLQGTRDTSASEVMASFLQQFYDVAQHVPHELILEHEPDDLAALNDWLRQKRGAAVAITAPRRGDKKRLVEMVAQNAQEILEQQRIKWLSDSQKTALALEEIQQALNLPAPPHRIECYDISNIQGASSVGAMIVFENGRPKTSDYRRFRIKTVEGANDYASHQELLRRRFKRGLPKAGQVQDTEEAALAETAVAAELAQEYGGDGLERPEQVAEAGAADMISADATQPAALDSWAAMPDLLLIDGGKGHVGAAMAVLQELGIDVSLAGVAKEDHSSISQYEELWLPFAGEPLILPRGSQGLYLIQRIRDEAHRFAITYHRQVRSGKTFKSLLDEVPGIGPKRKKILLRHYGSARAISQASVDELAALDGMTRDAAERVKEFIGARHGAE; encoded by the coding sequence ATGAACGAGAAGATTCAGGCAACGCTCAATTCGCTCCCGACACGCCCTGGCATCTATCTTTTTAAGGATGAGGCCGGAAAGCTGCTCTATGTCGGCAAAGCAACATCGCTGCATCAGCGCGTGCGCTCGTACTTTGCCGAGAGCGCCGATCTCAGCCCTAAAAATCGCAGTATGGTGGCTAAGATTGCGGACATCGAGTTTATTGTCGTGGGCAGCGAGGTCGAGGCGCTGATCCTTGAATGCAACTTTATCAAGCAGTATCGCCCCAAATACAATGTCCTGCTGCGTGATGATAAAAACTATCCCTATATCAAGGTATCGCTGACGGAGGATTTTCCGCGCGTCTATCGGGTGCGCGCGTTTCATCAGGATGGCAACCGCTATTTTGGTCCCTACCCCAGCGCGGGGGCCGTTGATGCCACGCTGGACCTGCTGAATAAGCTCTTTGCCTACCGCACCTGCCGTTATGACGCTGCGACCTGGGCGCCTCCGCGCAATCAGGAGCCTCCGGCGGGCTGGAAGCCAAAATATCTGGCGCGCCCCTGCACCCAGTATTATATTCACCGCTGCGGCGCGCCCTGCGTGGGCAAGGTGTCTCGCCAGGAGTACGATGGGGTTATCCGCCAGGTGCTGCTCTTTCTGGAAGGCAAGCACGAGCAGGTGTTGGATGATCTGAAGAAGCAAATGGAATTGGCTGCCGAGAACCTGGAGTTCGAGCGGGCGGCGGCGCTGCGTGATCGGGTGCGCGCGGTGGAACAGGTGCTGGAGAAGCAGAAAATTATTACGACTACCGGCCCCGGCGATCAGGATGTGGTCGCGTTGGCGGGGGCGGATGACGAGACGTGCGCGCTGGTCTTCTTTTTCCGGGGCGGCAAGCTGGTGGGGCGCGAGTATTACCTCTTGCAGGGAACCCGCGATACGAGCGCGAGCGAGGTGATGGCATCGTTCCTCCAGCAGTTTTATGATGTCGCCCAGCATGTGCCCCACGAATTGATCCTGGAACATGAGCCAGACGATCTGGCTGCGCTGAATGACTGGCTGCGCCAGAAACGCGGCGCGGCAGTTGCCATTACTGCCCCCAGGCGTGGGGATAAGAAGCGGCTGGTGGAGATGGTGGCTCAGAACGCCCAGGAGATTTTGGAGCAGCAGCGCATCAAGTGGCTTTCTGATAGTCAGAAAACGGCGCTGGCGCTGGAAGAGATTCAGCAGGCGCTCAACCTGCCTGCGCCTCCGCATCGCATCGAATGCTACGACATCTCAAATATCCAGGGCGCGTCTTCGGTTGGGGCGATGATTGTCTTTGAGAATGGGCGACCCAAGACCAGCGATTACCGCCGCTTCCGTATCAAGACGGTGGAGGGCGCTAACGATTACGCCAGCCATCAAGAGCTGCTGCGTCGGCGCTTCAAGCGCGGGCTGCCGAAAGCCGGGCAAGTTCAGGACACGGAAGAGGCCGCGCTGGCAGAAACTGCTGTGGCCGCCGAACTGGCTCAAGAGTATGGAGGGGATGGCCTGGAGCGGCCTGAGCAGGTTGCTGAGGCAGGCGCTGCCGATATGATCAGCGCCGACGCTACTCAGCCCGCTGCCCTGGATTCCTGGGCCGCCATGCCTGATCTGCTGCTGATCGATGGGGGTAAGGGGCATGTGGGCGCTGCGATGGCGGTCTTGCAGGAGTTGGGGATTGATGTTTCGCTGGCCGGGGTAGCAAAAGAGGACCACAGCAGCATCAGCCAGTACGAGGAACTCTGGCTGCCTTTTGCTGGCGAGCCGCTGATTCTGCCTCGTGGCTCGCAGGGCCTCTATCTGATTCAGCGTATCCGCGATGAGGCGCACCGCTTTGCGATTACCTATCATCGCCAGGTGCGTTCGGGCAAGACGTTCAAGTCGCTGCTCGATGAGGTGCCTGGCATCGGTCCCAAGCGCAAGAAAATCTTGCTGCGCCATTATGGTTCGGCGCGGGCGATCAGCCAGGCCAGCGTTGATGAACTGGCGGCGCTCGATGGGATGACCCGCGATGCCGCCGAGCGCGTAAAAGAGTTTATCGGGGCGCGCCACGGCGCTGAGTGA
- a CDS encoding type II toxin-antitoxin system PemK/MazF family toxin has product MPHPFLEPDGLTFHNQVEFGGLYWVNFTYPPLPPGVEERRILDWHPALVISSPPFCRHSGAVNVLAVTSYRGKLRPYHYLLLKRHYPQLDTDSLIKTELAYPVLRAALPDQHFICKLSDDDLQGVLHKVADVLGITIFHEIDISL; this is encoded by the coding sequence ATGCCACATCCCTTTTTAGAACCCGACGGACTCACCTTCCATAATCAGGTAGAGTTCGGTGGACTGTATTGGGTCAATTTCACGTATCCACCGCTCCCGCCTGGTGTTGAGGAGCGGCGGATTCTTGATTGGCACCCGGCGCTGGTGATCTCCAGTCCGCCGTTCTGCCGTCACTCCGGCGCGGTCAACGTGCTGGCCGTGACCAGCTACCGTGGCAAGCTGCGCCCCTATCACTACCTGCTGCTAAAACGCCATTATCCGCAGCTTGATACCGATAGCCTGATTAAGACCGAACTGGCCTATCCGGTCTTGCGCGCCGCGCTGCCCGATCAACATTTTATCTGCAAGCTCAGTGATGATGATCTGCAAGGCGTGCTGCATAAAGTCGCCGATGTGCTGGGTATTACCATCTTTCATGAAATAGACATCTCACTGTGA
- a CDS encoding AAA family ATPase, which yields MSRVYAIVNQKGGVGKTTTAINLATYLAEAGRRVLLVDIDPQSSTTSGIGAGKNRETASIYEVLVKQDVSLNDVVVNTARPALRLAPSTQDLAAAEIELVDLPEREYRLRTALESARKHHDYVLIDCPPSLGLLTVNALVAADGVVIPLQCEYLALEGLSQLLNTVKRVRAKLNPNLYIAGVVLTMYDARTKLAGEVVREVRSHFPKEVFQTIITRNVRLSEAPSYGQSILDYDPTSPGALAYRALAEEVMSRG from the coding sequence ATGTCACGAGTGTATGCGATTGTGAACCAAAAAGGCGGGGTCGGCAAGACGACTACCGCCATTAATCTGGCTACCTATCTGGCTGAGGCTGGTCGGCGCGTCTTGCTGGTGGACATTGATCCACAGTCCAGCACGACCAGCGGTATCGGCGCGGGCAAGAACCGCGAGACGGCTTCGATCTATGAGGTGTTGGTAAAGCAGGATGTGTCGCTGAATGATGTGGTCGTCAACACTGCACGGCCAGCCCTGCGCCTGGCCCCCAGTACGCAAGACCTGGCGGCGGCTGAGATCGAACTGGTTGATCTGCCGGAGCGCGAGTATCGTTTGCGCACGGCGCTGGAAAGCGCCCGCAAGCACCATGATTATGTCTTGATTGATTGCCCCCCTTCGCTTGGCCTGCTGACCGTTAACGCGCTGGTTGCAGCCGATGGCGTGGTGATTCCCTTGCAATGCGAGTATCTGGCCCTGGAGGGGCTAAGCCAGTTGTTGAATACGGTCAAACGGGTGCGTGCCAAGCTCAACCCCAATCTCTATATTGCTGGCGTGGTCTTGACGATGTACGACGCGCGAACGAAACTGGCCGGAGAGGTAGTTCGGGAAGTTCGCTCGCATTTTCCCAAAGAGGTCTTCCAGACGATCATTACTCGGAATGTCCGGCTCAGTGAGGCGCCAAGCTATGGTCAGTCTATTCTGGATTATGATCCAACCTCGCCAGGGGCGCTGGCGTATCGCGCTCTGGCCGAGGAGGTGATGAGTCGTGGCTAA
- the selA gene encoding L-seryl-tRNA(Sec) selenium transferase translates to MTPSETQQQLRQLPSVDELLRQSQLASIATTSAHSLLVECARETLWSIREQIRSGQTSPPLADIAARVYALFQQRQRPSLRPVINATGVIINTNLGRAPLSQESLQAIGSVALGYANLEYDLGQGERGSRHTHVRALLCELTGAEDALVANNNAAAVLVVLSALAVGREVIISRGQLVEIGGGFRVPDVLRQSGARLVEVGTTNRTRLPDYETAITTETALLLQVHPSNFLITGFTESVSLEALAELAHSRGLLAVADLGSGCLLDSARFGLAHEPTPQESIAAGADIVCFSGDKLLGGPQAGIILGKRELISRIARHPLMRAIRIDKLTLAGLETTLRHYQRHEAPERIPIWRMIAATPETLDQRARQWMAQLRNWGIRAEVVEGQSTIGGGSLPDETLPTALLAINANSAKSEESRNSAEGQEHPRSPLDALASRLRAGEPPVVARILRDRLLLDPRTVLPEQDQALLAALRSALANKPAS, encoded by the coding sequence GTGACACCATCTGAGACACAGCAGCAGTTACGCCAGCTTCCCTCTGTCGATGAGTTACTGCGCCAGAGCCAACTGGCCTCTATCGCTACCACCAGCGCACACTCGCTGCTCGTGGAGTGCGCCCGCGAGACGCTCTGGTCTATTCGTGAGCAGATTCGCTCCGGCCAGACCAGCCCACCTCTGGCAGACATTGCAGCGCGCGTCTACGCGCTGTTCCAGCAGCGCCAGCGCCCCAGCCTGCGCCCGGTGATAAACGCTACCGGCGTGATCATCAATACGAATCTGGGGCGCGCTCCGCTCAGCCAGGAAAGTCTCCAGGCTATAGGAAGTGTGGCCCTGGGCTACGCAAATCTTGAGTATGACCTGGGGCAAGGAGAACGCGGCTCGCGCCATACCCATGTGCGCGCGCTGCTCTGTGAACTGACCGGGGCCGAAGACGCGCTTGTGGCGAACAACAACGCCGCAGCCGTGCTCGTCGTCCTCAGCGCCCTGGCCGTCGGGCGCGAAGTGATTATCTCGCGCGGGCAGCTTGTAGAGATCGGCGGCGGATTTCGCGTCCCCGACGTGCTGCGCCAGAGCGGCGCGCGCCTGGTAGAAGTGGGAACCACCAATCGCACGCGCCTGCCCGATTATGAGACGGCCATCACCACAGAAACCGCTCTGCTGCTCCAGGTGCATCCCAGCAACTTTCTGATAACCGGCTTCACCGAGTCCGTCTCGCTGGAGGCGCTGGCAGAGTTAGCGCACAGCCGGGGCTTATTGGCGGTGGCAGACCTGGGAAGCGGTTGCCTGCTCGATAGCGCCCGCTTTGGCCTGGCCCATGAACCGACACCCCAGGAAAGCATTGCCGCCGGAGCCGATATCGTCTGTTTTTCGGGTGATAAGCTGCTCGGCGGCCCCCAGGCTGGCATCATCCTGGGAAAGCGCGAGCTTATCAGCCGTATCGCCAGACACCCGCTGATGCGCGCCATTCGCATTGATAAGCTGACCCTGGCCGGACTGGAAACTACGCTGCGCCACTATCAGCGGCATGAAGCGCCAGAGCGCATTCCCATCTGGCGCATGATCGCGGCGACCCCGGAAACGCTCGACCAGCGCGCTCGCCAGTGGATGGCGCAGCTTCGTAACTGGGGCATCCGCGCGGAAGTCGTGGAAGGCCAGTCAACCATTGGCGGCGGCTCTCTGCCTGACGAAACCCTGCCCACGGCACTGCTAGCAATCAACGCAAACAGCGCGAAAAGCGAGGAGAGCCGGAACAGCGCGGAAGGCCAGGAACACCCGCGCTCGCCTCTGGACGCGCTGGCATCCAGGCTGCGGGCTGGCGAACCGCCGGTTGTTGCCCGCATCTTACGGGACCGGCTGCTGCTGGACCCGCGCACCGTCCTGCCAGAGCAGGATCAGGCTTTGCTGGCTGCGCTCCGGTCGGCGCTTGCCAATAAACCAGCTTCCTAA
- a CDS encoding ATP-binding protein, with translation MPERLEGSRSVSAQPVAAGSHAQETPRPVGITKGPGEQIHQYTFISRDREQALKNGEYVYYELSLGNAENGSSASASATRQILGRILKRVPVQLYPDTFLAEPEIPPSQVAAMVGYDDAANELFELHVAIMGYYDETLGSFVNPWIPPPSGRPIYLADNALLARVLSKRQPAAIGAARIGSLLTRQDGAVPVVLDVKELVSTHLAIIASTGSGKSYLASVIIEELMQPNNKACVLIVDPHGEYNTLDQIANLPEFRAGSGRNAYQARVQVYQHDQVKVRISSLMLGDLRYLLPDLTEKQHYLLGRAYGRVTRGSKGKPWTAEDLKRAVSEAGKEDAEEEQDNSSTIGALRWKITSRLQENTFVFDDFQHLDLGEIFRPGQCTVLQLNEIDDRDQQVIVATLLRRLNKARMDTERGKVHAGDESHLPYPVFLLLEEAHHFAPAGGDVITTGILKQILSEGRKFGIGVGLISQRPGKLDADVLSQCLTQCIMRIVNEVDQHSVATAIEGVGRDLLGNLPALSKGQVIVAGGAVNTPVLCRVRSRLTPHGGESKDAPDLWQKHFSDGTQEARRRDAAILYTDDKPFSIYKS, from the coding sequence ATGCCCGAACGCCTGGAAGGCTCTCGTTCAGTCTCCGCGCAGCCTGTTGCAGCGGGGAGTCATGCTCAGGAAACGCCAAGGCCCGTCGGCATCACCAAAGGCCCCGGCGAACAGATTCATCAATACACTTTTATCTCGCGTGACCGCGAGCAGGCTCTTAAAAACGGTGAGTATGTCTATTATGAACTCTCCCTGGGCAATGCCGAAAATGGAAGCAGCGCCAGCGCCAGCGCCACGCGCCAGATACTGGGGCGCATCCTCAAGCGCGTGCCGGTACAGTTATATCCAGACACCTTCCTGGCCGAGCCGGAGATTCCGCCCAGCCAGGTAGCCGCAATGGTCGGCTATGATGACGCCGCCAACGAACTCTTCGAGCTACACGTCGCTATTATGGGCTATTACGATGAAACGCTCGGCAGCTTTGTCAATCCCTGGATTCCCCCCCCATCGGGCCGTCCCATTTATCTTGCAGATAACGCGCTGCTCGCCCGCGTCCTCAGCAAGCGCCAGCCTGCTGCCATCGGCGCGGCGCGGATTGGGTCGCTGCTCACCCGTCAGGACGGCGCGGTACCCGTTGTGCTTGATGTCAAAGAACTGGTCAGCACCCACCTGGCAATCATCGCCAGCACCGGCTCAGGCAAAAGTTATCTTGCCAGCGTCATCATCGAAGAACTGATGCAGCCAAATAACAAAGCCTGCGTGCTGATTGTAGACCCTCACGGCGAATACAACACCCTCGACCAGATCGCTAACCTTCCAGAGTTTCGCGCGGGCAGCGGGCGCAACGCCTACCAGGCCAGGGTTCAGGTCTACCAACACGATCAGGTGAAAGTGCGCATCTCCTCGCTCATGCTCGGCGATCTGCGTTACCTCTTACCAGACCTCACCGAAAAGCAGCATTACCTCCTGGGTCGGGCCTACGGCAGAGTCACTCGCGGCAGCAAGGGCAAGCCGTGGACGGCTGAAGACTTGAAGCGCGCCGTCAGCGAGGCAGGCAAAGAAGACGCCGAAGAAGAGCAAGATAACTCCAGCACCATCGGCGCGCTGCGCTGGAAGATCACCAGCCGCTTGCAGGAAAACACCTTCGTGTTTGACGACTTCCAGCACCTGGACCTGGGCGAAATCTTCAGGCCAGGGCAATGCACCGTCCTGCAACTCAACGAAATTGATGACCGCGATCAGCAAGTTATCGTCGCCACGCTGCTGCGCCGTCTCAACAAAGCCCGCATGGATACCGAGCGCGGCAAAGTTCACGCTGGGGATGAGTCGCACCTGCCCTATCCGGTTTTTCTCTTGCTGGAGGAGGCACACCACTTCGCCCCGGCGGGCGGCGATGTCATCACCACCGGCATTCTCAAACAAATCCTGTCAGAAGGGCGCAAGTTTGGCATTGGGGTTGGCCTCATCAGCCAGCGCCCTGGCAAACTCGACGCCGATGTCCTCAGCCAGTGCCTTACCCAGTGCATCATGCGCATCGTCAACGAGGTCGATCAGCACAGTGTAGCCACTGCTATCGAGGGCGTCGGGCGCGATCTGCTCGGCAACCTGCCTGCGCTCTCCAAAGGGCAAGTCATCGTGGCAGGCGGCGCGGTCAATACCCCTGTGCTGTGCCGGGTGCGTTCCAGGCTGACGCCGCATGGCGGTGAGAGCAAAGACGCGCCTGATCTCTGGCAAAAACACTTCTCCGATGGCACCCAGGAGGCGCGCCGCCGCGACGCAGCCATCCTCTACACCGATGACAAGCCTTTCTCCATCTACAAGAGTTAA